GACACTGCAGTTTCAAtcaaaggtaaagaaaaaaaaataagccaCCCAAATTGATCCACTATAGCCtcagaaatcagaaatcagaacGTGGTTTCACTGTTATGCCCATCCTTTTCAACTTCAAAGGTGATAACCAACCTAATATAGAATTTTCTAAGACTAGTGGAGTGGCTAAAACTCAACATTTGAAAATAGCAATACAAAAAGCAATAATTTGTACGATTCACTTCATCTATACAATGAAAAATGATGAATCCAAACTTTGAATAACGTACACGGTCTTCTTAAGAGCATGTGTGAAGAATTTTTAACAACTGACGAAAGTAACTTCCACCAAACAACACCCAACATACAAAATCAGGCAAAGTAACATTTGTAAAGCATGTTGGAAACGTACTCTTTGGTGTGAAACATTATATTACtcaatcaaaaagaaaaggaaatcaaaTGAAAGATGACTGACACTGTTAGTAAATAGTAATACTGAAGACATCTTTGCACTTTATTTTGAACAAAGTAGAGAGGAAAAGGCAGAATAGTAGCCAAAAAGGcaatcaaattgtttcattgGGCTATATTTCAGTAGAGAATCTCGTGAGGTACGGATTTTATCTCCAAAGCAGAACAAAAATTgtatttgtataatattttataaaaaaaaaaaacatgaaataaaatgatGGATGTGATCAAATAATATAACATACAAAACAGGAATGCCTCAATTTTTGCcggaaaaaaattgttactttCGCCAATGTTATTTCTAAACATGATGCAAACAGTCCTTGAGTCTAACAATACAATAGACTTAAAATCACAACATGATGCAAACATCTAAACATAAAATTTGGAATTAAAATTGAGTGTGTTTGGAAATGATTCTAAACAAAATTGTCGTGAATTTTCAGAAACAACAATTCCTAACTTCCACGTGAAAACTCCATTTTGACATAAAAATCTTAGTATACGTGAGTTTAAAACACCAATCCAAACACACtgattttatccaaatcaattctatccaatttaaaaagaaagacGAACATCTCGCGTACTTGAGTGTGAAATGAACATATCCACTTCTTTTGAAACGCATGTATCCACAAAGTAGCTGGTCATGATTTGTTTTCAGATGGGTGAACTCTAGTTTTGAAGGGACCAGGGAGTCATAAACACATATCATGGCATCTAAGGACAGAAGAATAGACCATCATAGATAATCAAAGGCTCCACCACGCTAGTAAAGACAAGCCGAATATTTATAATGTTGGAGAGCTTGCTTTGAATGATTTTGGTATGAAAGTGACCCGACCAAACCAAACCTCATTTTCCCTCTAAAGTAATCCATACTTTAAGTTTTAAACAAACTGTTATCACAAGCAAATGGTAACACACCCATAAAAGTTGGTACAATTGAAAAGCAACAGACTCATCTTCAAAAACTGAGTTTGATATGAGGGGATATTATTAATGGATAATTTGTAACTAATATCTCAAAAGTTCATTGAATCTTTATGATTATCCTGATAAACTCCCGAAATTCAATTCccttaaacttttaatttatatatatataaaaaaaaaaaaaaagcaaatcgTAACACATCATACCTTGTCATGTAACATATATCAAGCCCTTTATTAATTAGTTGGAcggttatcataaaaaaaaaaaaaacgtttttaCCTTTCAACCAAAGATTACAGTTAGGAACAAAATTGTAAAGAGCAACTAGAAGACGCGGTCTAGATATCGTTCATTCCattcataaatatattatttaactttatttccCGTACAGATTTGGCAATGGCAATTCAGCCATGCCGATCAAAGTCATCCGTTACCCTTTTAGCTAATTTCCGTTGACGTCCATGTCATGAACCCTAAAAGCCTGTTTGGccactctctttttctttcaaaccaaaaaagaataaaataaaactagtaTACAATTTGGACATTTTCCCATGACTACATGCTTATATGTTCGGTAGAAAATACATTCAATATCGTACACTTCTAGTAACATTCAATATGATCACTTCCACACACTCAAGACAAAGTATTTCATAATAACTACttcaaaaaaaagttgtattaaAGATTTCTTTTTACTGTTAGTAATATAATAACGTCGGTGTAGACATCTAGTAGTAAGATTTGAATAGTTTGTATAAAGTTGAAATTTCAATATGTCATTATACACAAAAAAGTTTCTAATTAGTTGACAATcatattaaaagatgataatttCTTATTAGTTGATTGGTTGAGAgtataaacttgaaaaaaaaatgcagagaAATTAATAAGCTTATTTTTCTtgtataataactaaaatttctgAAACTCTTAAATTATTGcctttatctaaaaaaaaagaaaagaatgagtaTGTAACCTATCAAGAGGGaaggaatgaaaagaagaagaattaaagcaaggaaaacaaaagaataagaaactaaagagacaaaaaagaaaagcaattagAAGAACAAGTTTTCCCTTATGAAGTCTTACAGGCATAGATCAACAAGGAGAATTCAACCCTGTCTTTATCTTTGTGTGCATTCTTTTCCTCCAACCACAACCTGCTATCCATGCCACTCCTAGTCCTGAACATGAACACCGCATACCCAGAAGAAGAAGGGTTGAAGAACCAATCATGAACATCCCAAAGCAAATCCACAAGCAACCCATCAACAAAAATGGTCTGGTTCCCCCTAAAATTCCAGTGCAACCTCTTCACACGAATCACAGTCTTCTTATCAATGCACACGCACAAAACCGGTGACTTGAACAACAACCCTTCATTCTCCTTCTCCACACTGCATCTGATCATAACATCGTGCCACGTGCCAGTGTCACAGAACTGAGCCTTGGTGGTGTAAAGCGTGTTCCCAGAACAATGCTCTCTTCGTGATAACAGTGAGACCTTAGCCAAAGgggtgtttttgttgtttttgaaattttgccTCTTGGAAACTGTTTCTTCAGCAGCAGCAGTGTCGCCAAGAACCAAGCCTATTTCAGAGTCGATGATGATCAGAACGTGAAAGCCCTGAACAGGTTCGGGTCCTGATTCGTACTTGGCGTTTGAGAGATCCCATAAGATTTCTACCTTGGTTGATGAGTCAGAAGATGAAGATTCGAGGATTTTGGAgccttttttctttctgaagAGACGTGAATTGGTGTTGAGTCTGAAGGGTGGTGGTGGAGGGTCATCGCCGTCGTTGAAGGTTATGGTGAGTCCTTGGTTGGAGTTGCTCCTACACCATGTGACCGTGATGAGAATTTGCTTCAGCGTGGAGAGGACTAGTTTGTAGACGCTGGAGATTGAGTTTTGGGTGGAGGGAACAAcaatggaggaggaggaggaggagggagAGATGCACGCGTTGTTTGAATAGGAAGAACACGACATTGAAGAGTGAGACACGTTCACTGCGTTCTCGCTGAAGCAAGAAACTAtgtctctcatttttatttttttttggcacaAGAAATAATTAGACTCAACCTCTCTGTCTTTATATAcccttttgtgtgtttttatttGTTCGATGCGGGGACTTGTGGTTGTTTAACACAAAAGGATCTgaagtttttggaaaaatggGTTAAGGGAGGTTTGTGTTTTGTGGCTTGTATTGTATGGAAAATTTGTGAGGTCTGAGAAACATGGAGTTTATggttgcatattcatgtttcttGAGTTTCTGAAAGGGGGAAACtcaagaggaagagaagaagatCTAGACTTGGCATTTGACATGACACAACACAATCTCTCACTATCTtatgttataataataatgtgtgTCTCATGAGAGGGGGAGAGAAGAGATTAGAGGATTGAGGCAGAAACCTCGGTGGTGTGCTTTTTTAATCAGAGTTGCCAGATAACACTgcaatttgaaagaaagaaaagagaaaaaagaaaaggaggtgGAAAAAAAGTTGATCCTGTAATTCAGCACCAGTTGTGACACCATTTGGTTTTGGTTCAATATGCATACCTCGGGTTTGATGACTATTAATAACtgcaattaaagaaaaaaatgttatggaCAATTTATTAGGCCTATGAGGTGTTATTGGTAAAGGgtggaaaaacaaacaaacggaatctcattttattttttattttttaatagaggAATCCCATTTATTACTCGTCcgttttttccttctctttgtatTCTCAGTTTTTTACTTGATCGTCTGCATAAGAAATATATTGgtgtactattttattttttgtgcgtgagaataaaagataaaaatattaggACGATAGGAGTTTGTAAAAATTTACACACTCtacttaattacttaattaattgaTGTGAACTTCATCCATAGTGTactattttatcataattataaaaaaaaaatataaaatcatgtatatatacacacattaattgttaattctttttatatctttaaaatCTCCTTCTAGTCTTAAATATAataggaagaagaaaaacacatttttcttgatgtcaattatgaaaaaaatttaattataatattatctctaaaatacttttcatttaattaaagtaCTAATTTTAACCACATATCAAGTTTCAATGgagattaaattgaaaaaaaaatatttttaattgaaattaatgcTATTAAATACggttaactaatttttaattgaaattgatgcaattaatgtgttattattttttttcttatactttcTTTATTTCTAATTGTAAGACTTTTTCAACTAATTCATAGgtcttaaagaaaaataattattatattaaatttgtcaattatttatgttataattccaaaattatcctttcttctctttttatctacttatttattttttattaatatttgaaaatagaataattaagtaaggatatacataaaaataattagtgcaTTTAGAAATTACAAGAATCTTACAAAgggacaaataaatttttaaaaagaatcttataattaagaaaaaaaatagaatatttaatACTAGAGGGAGAA
The nucleotide sequence above comes from Glycine soja cultivar W05 chromosome 11, ASM419377v2, whole genome shotgun sequence. Encoded proteins:
- the LOC114374801 gene encoding uncharacterized protein LOC114374801, with the translated sequence MRDIVSCFSENAVNVSHSSMSCSSYSNNACISPSSSSSSIVVPSTQNSISSVYKLVLSTLKQILITVTWCRSNSNQGLTITFNDGDDPPPPPFRLNTNSRLFRKKKGSKILESSSSDSSTKVEILWDLSNAKYESGPEPVQGFHVLIIIDSEIGLVLGDTAAAEETVSKRQNFKNNKNTPLAKVSLLSRREHCSGNTLYTTKAQFCDTGTWHDVMIRCSVEKENEGLLFKSPVLCVCIDKKTVIRVKRLHWNFRGNQTIFVDGLLVDLLWDVHDWFFNPSSSGYAVFMFRTRSGMDSRLWLEEKNAHKDKDRVEFSLLIYACKTS